In the genome of Trichoplusia ni isolate ovarian cell line Hi5 chromosome 27, tn1, whole genome shotgun sequence, one region contains:
- the LOC113505817 gene encoding uncharacterized protein LOC113505817 isoform X2, with product MSCGAECLSLGPPPDSILHMPPPPLPAFLASAANLTPPCRASKCPPSRNNEENALFPGVEYHELPRHEPATNDDTWFLVLITCCIAVLCIAALLALFLLKCREARGGCKGGAGKASGSNALYGGAALDSRVLWAALTPRGTRHFVADTYPHDETEDHHYECVEPPLYKLGPPEDLAITRHFNVEYEDPAPLIESYSDRTEEYFRNGMETLRRGARPLVSSPTRIERPNLPPLNLQPRTLRRPPHSRRVSDANNPDKSAI from the exons ATGTCATGCGGCGCAGAATGTCTCTCGCTGGGCCCCCCTCCGGACTCGATCCTGCAcatgccgccgccgccgctgccggcCTTCCTGGCGAGTGCCGCCAACCTGACGCCGCCCTGCCGCGCCTCCAAGTGCCCCCCCAGCAGGAACAACGAGGAGAACGCGCTGTTCCCCGGCGTGGAGTACCATGAGCTACCCAGACATG AGCCGGCCACTAACGACGACACCTGGTTCCTGGTGCTGATCACCTGCTGCATCGCCGTGCTCTGTATAGCTGCGCTACTGGCTCTGTTCCTGCTCAAATGTAGAGA GGCTCGAGGTGGTTGCAAGGGCGGCGCCGGCAAAGCATCCGGCTCGAACGCGTTATACGGTGGAGCAGCTCTGGACTCCCGTGTGTTGTGGGCCGCACTCACTCCGCGCGGGACAAGACACTTCGTGGCTGACACCTACCCTCACGACGAGACAGAAGACCACCACTACGAATGCGTCGAACCCCCACTATACAAGCTCGGCCCACCAGAAGACCTCGCCATTACCAGACATTTCAACGTAGAATACGAAGACCCAGCACCATTAATCGAAAGCTACAGCGACAGGACGGAGGAGTACTTCCGGAATGGAATGGAGACGCTCCGCAGGGGAGCCAGGCCCCTGGTGTCGTCCCCGACCAGGATCGAGCGCCCCAACCTGCCGCCGCTCAACCTGCAGCCGCGCACGCTGCGCCGGCCGCCGCACTCGCGCCGCGTCAGCGACGCCAACAACCCGGACAAGTCGGCCATCTGA
- the LOC113505817 gene encoding uncharacterized protein LOC113505817 isoform X1: MSCGAECLSLGPPPDSILHMPPPPLPAFLASAANLTPPCRASKCPPSRNNEENALFPGVEYHELPRHGEIQPATNDDTWFLVLITCCIAVLCIAALLALFLLKCREARGGCKGGAGKASGSNALYGGAALDSRVLWAALTPRGTRHFVADTYPHDETEDHHYECVEPPLYKLGPPEDLAITRHFNVEYEDPAPLIESYSDRTEEYFRNGMETLRRGARPLVSSPTRIERPNLPPLNLQPRTLRRPPHSRRVSDANNPDKSAI; this comes from the exons ATGTCATGCGGCGCAGAATGTCTCTCGCTGGGCCCCCCTCCGGACTCGATCCTGCAcatgccgccgccgccgctgccggcCTTCCTGGCGAGTGCCGCCAACCTGACGCCGCCCTGCCGCGCCTCCAAGTGCCCCCCCAGCAGGAACAACGAGGAGAACGCGCTGTTCCCCGGCGTGGAGTACCATGAGCTACCCAGACATGGTGAGATAC AGCCGGCCACTAACGACGACACCTGGTTCCTGGTGCTGATCACCTGCTGCATCGCCGTGCTCTGTATAGCTGCGCTACTGGCTCTGTTCCTGCTCAAATGTAGAGA GGCTCGAGGTGGTTGCAAGGGCGGCGCCGGCAAAGCATCCGGCTCGAACGCGTTATACGGTGGAGCAGCTCTGGACTCCCGTGTGTTGTGGGCCGCACTCACTCCGCGCGGGACAAGACACTTCGTGGCTGACACCTACCCTCACGACGAGACAGAAGACCACCACTACGAATGCGTCGAACCCCCACTATACAAGCTCGGCCCACCAGAAGACCTCGCCATTACCAGACATTTCAACGTAGAATACGAAGACCCAGCACCATTAATCGAAAGCTACAGCGACAGGACGGAGGAGTACTTCCGGAATGGAATGGAGACGCTCCGCAGGGGAGCCAGGCCCCTGGTGTCGTCCCCGACCAGGATCGAGCGCCCCAACCTGCCGCCGCTCAACCTGCAGCCGCGCACGCTGCGCCGGCCGCCGCACTCGCGCCGCGTCAGCGACGCCAACAACCCGGACAAGTCGGCCATCTGA
- the LOC113505819 gene encoding pleiotropic regulator 1 — MSEEVIKHSVHTLVFRSLKRSHDMFLSNQGLLPPIDEKAEKVLKGVKARDSYGQVMDTVQLAQAVKQHEARNQPDLPPEMAAEIAETASIASDTALLPFTGPAPAAAPPTGASSALAVPRKPPAMPKPKWHAPWKLFRVISGHLGWVRCVAVEPGNEWFATGAADRVIKIWDLANGKLKVSLTGHVSTVRGLEVSSRHPYLFSCGEDRQVKCWDLEYNKVIRHYHGHLSAVYTISLHPTIDVLVTAGRDATARVWDMRTKANVHTLTGHTDTIASLACQAAEPQIITGSHDSTIRLWDLAAGKSMCTLTNHKKSVRSIVVHPTLYTFASASPDNIKQWKCPEGKFIQNLSGHNAIVNCMAVNPEGVLVSGGDNGTMYFWDWRTGYNFQRLQAAVQPGSMDSEAGIFSMTFDQSGSRLITTEADKTIKIYREDDTASEETHPINWRPEILKRRKF, encoded by the exons atgtCGGAGGAAGTGATAAAACATTCGGTACACACATTAGTGTTCCGATCTTTGAAACGTTCTCATGATATGTTTCTATCAAACCAAGGATTGTTACCGCCGATAGATGAAAAAGC AGAGAAAGTCCTAAAAGGAGTCAAAGCCCGCGACAGCTATGGCCAAGTTATGGATACAGTACAGTTAGCGCAGGCAGTGAAACAACACGAAGCGAGAAATCAACCAGATTTACCACCTGAAATGG CTGCAGAAATAGCAGAAACAGCATCTATAGCATCAGACACAGCTCTCCTGCCGTTCACTGGTCCAGCCCCCGCGGCTGCCCCACCAACCGGAGCTTCAAGTGCATTAGCAGTACCCCGCAAGCCCCCAGCGATGCCCAAACCCAAGTGGCATGCGCCCTGGAAGCTGTTCCGAGTTATATCTGGACATCTTGGTTGGGTCAGATGTGTGGCGGTTGAACCTGGCAATGAGTGGTTTGCCACAG GTGCCGCGGACAGAGTGATCAAGATTTGGGACTTAGCAAATGGTAAACTAAAGGTGTCACTCACAGGACACGTCAGTACTGTCAGAG GTTTGGAGGTATCTTCAAGGCATCCATACTTGTTCAGCTGTGGTGAGGACAGACAAGTCAAGTGCTGGgatttagaatataataag GTTATCCGTCACTACCATGGTCACCTGTCTGCAGTATACACGATCTCTCTTCACCCTACCATCGACGTGTTGGTGACGGCGGGGCGGGACGCGACCGCGCGCGTGTGGGACATGAGAACTAAAGCTAACGTGCACACACTCACCGGACACACCGATACTATCGCCTCGCTAGCTTGCCAGGCGGCTGAGCCACAG atTATAACCGGCTCCCACGACTCAACAATCCGTCTCTGGGATCTCGCAGCGGGCAAATCGATGTGTACCCTCACGAACCATAAGAAATCAGTCCGTTCCATCGTCGTCCACCCCACACTGTACACCTTCGCGTCAGCTTCACCTGACAACATTAAACAGTGGAAGTGCCCTGAGGGCAAGTTCATACAGAACCTGTCCGGACATAACGCGATCGTCAACTGTATGGCGGTGAACCCAGAGGGCGTGCTCGTCAGTGGAGGGGATAACGGAACTATGTACTTCTGGGATTGGAGGACGGGATATAACTTCCAGAGATTGCAG GCGGCAGTCCAGCCCGGTTCCATGGACTCGGAAGCGGGTATCTTCTCGATGACGTTCGACCAGTCGGGCTCGCGCCTCATCACGACGGAGGCCGACAAGACCATCAAGATATACAGAGAGGACGACACCGCGTCCGAGGAGACACACCCCATCAACTGGCGCCCCGAGATATTGAAGCGTAGGAAGTTCTAA
- the LOC113505820 gene encoding tubulin-folding cofactor B, with amino-acid sequence MEGIQVVTQDFVNVHITKSDSEDAAPVERRFKKGITVLEFKTKLELVTGGSAATMKLKIYDKKNNYVADIDNDEALLGSYPIDDGMRIHVVDKFALLNDFGSSDSTERFRLSEEEYQKKGDTLRSFLQRNRLGKYNEEEMNKLKEQQQQELEDEARLAEAVLVGARCEVRVPQQPVRRATVRYNGQLDGAKGLWIGVQYDEPRGKNDGSVNGKRYFTCPPKYGGFVKPVYVTVGDFPEEEFDLDDEI; translated from the exons ATGGAAGGTATACAAGTAGTCACCCAGGATTTTGTTAATGTTCATATCACTAAGTCCGATAGTGAAGATGCGGCGCCCGTCGAAAGAAGATTCAAAAAGGGGATCACTGTTCTGGAGTTTAAG ACTAAACTGGAACTGGTCACAGGAGGCTCAGCAGCTACCATGAAGCTTAAGATCTATGACAAGAAGAACAACTATGTGGCTGACATAGACAATGATGAGGCACTTCTCGGTTCATACCCCATTGATGATGGAATGCGGATACATGTTGTGGACAAGTTTGCTTTACTCAATGACTTTGGATCATCTGATAGTACTGAGAG ATTCCGTTTGTCTGAAGAGGAGTATCAGAAGAAGGGCGACACGCTGCGGTCGTTTCTGCAGCGGAACCGGCTCGGGAAGTACAATGAGGAGGAGATGAACAAGCTGAAGGAGCAACAGCAGCAGGAGCTCGAAGATGAAGCCAG GTTAGCAGAGGCAGTGCTAGTAGGCGCTCGTTGCGAAGTGCGAGTCCCTCAGCAGCCGGTGCGGCGCGCGACCGTGCGCTACAACGGGCAGTTGGACGGGGCCAAGGGGCTGTGGATCGGAGTGCAGTACGATGAACCGCGCGGGAAGAATGATGGCTC AGTTAACGGCAAGCGTTACTTCACTTGCCCGCCCAAGTACGGCGGCTTCGTGAAGCCTGTGTACGTGACCGTCGGCGACTTTCCTGAGGAGGAGTTCGACCTGGACGACGAGATAtga